In the genome of Apodemus sylvaticus chromosome 2, mApoSyl1.1, whole genome shotgun sequence, one region contains:
- the Lsm5 gene encoding U6 snRNA-associated Sm-like protein LSm5, translated as MAANATTNPSQLLPLELVDKCIGSRIHIVMKSDKEIVGTLLGFDDFVNMVLEDVTEFEITPEGRRITKLDQILLNGNNITMLVPGGEGPEV; from the exons ATGGCGGCTAATGCAACCACGAACCCGTCCCAACTCCTGCCACTAG AGCTTGTGGACAAGTGTATAGGATCAAGAATTCACATTGTGATGAAGAGTGATAAAGAAATTGTTGGTACACTTCTAGGATTTGATGACTTTGTCA ATATGGTGTTGGAAGATGTTACAGAATt tgaaattACACCAGAAGGAAGGAGAATTACAAAATTAGATCAAATTCTACTAAATGGAAATAATATAACAATG CTGGTTCCTGGAGGAGAAGGGCCTGAAGTATGA